Proteins encoded by one window of Chondromyces crocatus:
- a CDS encoding endonuclease/exonuclease/phosphatase family protein: MVDGHTTKLQWKGLKGRVRSLVWVGALFYLAAVILGALGLHFLGDRWWPATLVLFGPRWLMAIPLACLVPAALVLCPRALVPSAVAALIVVGPILGFEVPVSQLFRDERAGQLRIVSFNARSRHGDLEALRRFVEVNRPDLVALQECGWQEQELQSTFPGWEVRTNQGQCLLSKFPVREVVARDRMDVWKRGGNGAIVRYDLELPGDGGLPRHISVVNVHLETVRDAIEALMHRAWRGATEHDDNVELRTWESSLARQWVDASPGPVIVAGDFNMPVESAIYRSFWSDMQNAFSRAGFGTGTTKQTRWFGIRIDHVLTNADWSVERAQVGPDLGSDHRPVIADLRWIGQK; encoded by the coding sequence ATGGTGGACGGGCACACGACGAAATTGCAGTGGAAGGGCCTCAAGGGGCGGGTCAGGTCGCTCGTCTGGGTGGGCGCCCTCTTCTACCTCGCCGCGGTGATCCTCGGGGCGCTCGGCTTGCACTTCCTGGGCGACCGCTGGTGGCCGGCGACCCTGGTGCTGTTCGGTCCGCGATGGCTCATGGCCATCCCGCTCGCGTGCCTCGTCCCGGCGGCGCTCGTCCTCTGCCCCCGCGCCCTCGTGCCGTCGGCCGTCGCCGCGCTGATCGTGGTGGGGCCGATCCTGGGGTTCGAGGTCCCGGTGTCACAGCTCTTTCGTGACGAGCGAGCAGGTCAGCTCCGCATCGTCTCGTTCAACGCCCGCTCCCGGCATGGAGACCTGGAGGCGCTTCGCCGCTTCGTCGAAGTGAACCGCCCCGATCTCGTCGCGCTCCAGGAGTGCGGCTGGCAAGAGCAGGAGCTGCAGAGCACCTTCCCTGGGTGGGAGGTCCGCACGAACCAGGGGCAGTGCCTTCTCAGCAAGTTTCCCGTGCGAGAGGTGGTCGCCCGCGATCGCATGGATGTCTGGAAGCGAGGGGGGAACGGCGCGATCGTCCGCTACGACCTCGAACTCCCGGGTGATGGCGGGCTCCCACGCCACATCAGCGTGGTGAACGTGCATCTGGAGACGGTGCGGGACGCCATCGAGGCGCTGATGCACCGAGCATGGCGGGGCGCGACGGAGCATGACGACAATGTCGAACTCCGCACCTGGGAGTCGTCGCTGGCACGGCAGTGGGTCGACGCTTCACCCGGCCCCGTGATCGTCGCCGGCGATTTCAACATGCCCGTCGAGAGCGCCATCTACCGGAGCTTCTGGTCGGACATGCAGAACGCCTTCTCCCGTGCGGGATTTGGCACCGGCACCACCAAGCAGACGCGCTGGTTCGGGATACGGATCGACCATGTTCTCACGAACGCGGACTGGTCCGTGGAGCGCGCCCAGGTCGGCCCAGATCTCGGATCGGATCATCGCCCGGTCATCGCGGATCTTCGCTGGATCGGGCAGAAGTAA